A stretch of bacterium DNA encodes these proteins:
- a CDS encoding DUF1343 domain-containing protein, producing MESLVAQPTLLLHKRVGLVCNQASVTGELVHCIDALRESGCDLRLVFAPEHGIHGDVQAQDQVNESHQTHASRKVRSLYGPHLSPDAQSLDAIDALVFDLQDVGARYYTYVWTMLLSMRACAKARIAMIVLDRPNPIGGVALEGNLLDPRFASFVGMHAIPARHGMTVAELAMLFNSQLDIGCDLRPIKMQGWQRDMFFDQTGLPWVLPSPNMPTLDTAIVYPGMCLLEGTNISEGRGTTKPFELFGATFIDASALLQRLDAMSLTGVRFRACSFRPTFDKFAGQLCHGAQIHVLNRHTFKPYLTGLAVIATIRELSPTAFAWRKPPYEFETRRLPFDMLTGTDSIRLAIEAGAAPQEIEAGWQAELDGFRQVRREFLLY from the coding sequence TTGGAGTCTTTGGTTGCGCAGCCCACACTGCTTCTGCACAAACGGGTTGGCCTCGTCTGCAATCAGGCGTCAGTAACGGGGGAACTCGTCCACTGCATCGACGCATTGCGCGAAAGCGGCTGCGACCTCAGGCTCGTCTTTGCCCCGGAGCACGGCATACACGGGGACGTCCAGGCTCAAGACCAGGTCAATGAGAGCCACCAAACACACGCCAGCCGAAAAGTGCGGAGCCTGTATGGACCACATCTCTCACCAGACGCCCAAAGCCTTGATGCGATCGACGCGCTCGTCTTTGACCTTCAGGATGTCGGAGCCCGTTACTACACGTACGTATGGACGATGCTCCTCAGCATGCGTGCGTGCGCCAAAGCTCGCATCGCGATGATTGTCCTTGATAGACCCAACCCGATAGGCGGCGTGGCCCTCGAGGGCAATCTGCTGGACCCACGTTTCGCATCATTCGTGGGAATGCACGCCATTCCCGCCCGGCACGGGATGACTGTCGCGGAGCTCGCCATGCTCTTCAACTCCCAGCTCGATATCGGATGCGACCTTCGTCCCATCAAAATGCAGGGCTGGCAACGAGACATGTTCTTCGACCAGACCGGCCTGCCGTGGGTTCTGCCTTCTCCAAACATGCCGACGCTTGACACCGCCATAGTCTATCCGGGGATGTGCCTTTTGGAAGGAACCAACATCTCCGAAGGCCGGGGAACGACAAAGCCCTTCGAGCTCTTTGGAGCAACATTCATTGACGCTTCTGCTCTTCTGCAACGGCTCGACGCGATGTCCCTTACGGGCGTCCGATTCCGGGCGTGCTCCTTCAGACCAACCTTCGACAAATTCGCCGGCCAGCTCTGTCACGGTGCTCAGATACATGTCCTCAATAGGCACACCTTCAAGCCATATCTAACTGGACTGGCGGTGATCGCCACGATTAGAGAACTCTCCCCGACCGCCTTCGCTTGGCGAAAGCCGCCTTACGAGTTTGAGACAAGGCGCCTTCCTTTCGATATGCTCACCGGAACCGACTCTATCCGCCTCGCAATCGAGGCGGGCGCTGCGCCTCAAGAGATTGAGGCTGGCTGGCAAGCCGAGTTGGACGGCTTCCGCCAGGTCAGGAGAGAGTTTCTTCTTTATTGA
- the lepA gene encoding translation elongation factor 4, whose translation MVEPQPKRSCLPAAGAYERDRIRNFSIIAHIDHGKSTLSDRFIELTGALPAREMAAQVLDSMDLERERGITIKAQTVRLNYKSCSGLDYVFNLIDTPGHVDFTYEVSRSLAACDGAILVVDAAQGVEAQTVANLYLALENDLQIIPVINKIDLPSADVEETRRQIADVLGLEPGLCVPVSAKTGEGVEALFEAIIKHIPPPKGELEAPFRALVFDSFYEQYHGVVAIIRVVDGAVSVGQRISFMSTGNTFEVQQLGWFSPKATTAETLRAGDVGFVLANIKEVGDSVLGDTITLAARPASKPLPGYVPVKQVVFSGLFPLSTQQFENLQVALEKLSLNDPAFSYEPESSTALGLGFRCGFLGTLHMEIVRERLEREFGLQLLSTAPNVVYEAVLGDGTSILVDSPNAMPPTQKIDHINEPFVRCTIIVPDEFIGGILKLLTDRRGTQKSMEYVGAGKVMLVYELPFNETLFDFYDKLKSVSKGYASYDYEHISRRASDIVKVDILINALPVDALSFMTHKRNSYRRGVELVRRIRKQIPRQLFEVVIQAAIGSKIISRERVAPLRKNVTAKCYGGDITRKRKLLEKQKEGKRKMKQLGSVAIPQEAFMEILKVD comes from the coding sequence ATGGTTGAGCCTCAGCCGAAGCGTTCTTGCCTACCGGCTGCGGGCGCTTATGAGAGAGACAGAATCCGCAACTTCTCGATAATCGCACATATCGATCACGGCAAATCCACGCTTTCGGACAGGTTCATCGAGCTGACAGGGGCGCTTCCTGCGCGCGAGATGGCCGCGCAGGTGCTTGACTCCATGGATTTGGAGCGGGAGCGAGGCATCACGATCAAGGCTCAGACGGTTCGGCTGAACTACAAGTCTTGCTCTGGGCTGGACTACGTTTTCAACCTTATTGACACGCCTGGGCACGTTGACTTCACATACGAGGTCTCACGCAGCCTCGCTGCTTGCGACGGGGCGATACTGGTCGTCGATGCCGCCCAGGGTGTTGAGGCGCAGACGGTTGCGAACCTGTATCTAGCGCTTGAGAATGACTTGCAGATAATTCCCGTGATCAACAAGATCGACCTGCCAAGTGCTGATGTTGAGGAGACAAGGCGGCAGATCGCAGACGTTCTTGGCCTTGAGCCAGGGCTCTGCGTGCCCGTGAGCGCCAAGACTGGCGAGGGCGTGGAGGCCTTGTTTGAGGCAATAATCAAGCACATCCCACCTCCGAAAGGGGAGCTCGAGGCGCCATTCAGGGCGCTCGTGTTCGATTCTTTCTACGAGCAGTATCACGGTGTGGTGGCTATCATAAGGGTTGTGGACGGTGCGGTCTCGGTCGGCCAGAGAATCAGCTTCATGTCAACTGGCAATACGTTCGAGGTCCAGCAGCTGGGCTGGTTCTCGCCGAAAGCAACGACAGCGGAGACGCTTCGTGCCGGAGATGTCGGATTCGTCTTGGCCAACATCAAGGAAGTGGGCGACAGTGTCTTGGGCGACACGATCACCTTGGCGGCAAGGCCGGCATCCAAGCCGCTGCCGGGCTACGTTCCCGTGAAGCAGGTTGTTTTTTCTGGACTTTTCCCGCTCTCGACCCAGCAGTTTGAGAACCTACAGGTGGCGTTGGAGAAGCTCTCGCTGAACGATCCGGCGTTCAGCTACGAGCCGGAGAGCTCAACCGCGCTAGGACTTGGGTTCCGCTGCGGCTTCTTGGGCACTCTTCACATGGAGATAGTGCGCGAGAGGCTGGAGCGAGAGTTTGGCCTCCAGCTGCTTTCGACGGCCCCAAACGTTGTTTACGAGGCTGTTTTGGGAGACGGCACTAGCATCTTGGTGGACAGTCCAAATGCCATGCCGCCCACGCAGAAGATCGATCATATCAACGAACCGTTCGTCCGCTGCACCATCATCGTCCCAGATGAGTTCATCGGCGGCATCCTGAAGCTTTTGACCGATAGGCGAGGCACGCAGAAATCGATGGAATATGTCGGAGCGGGCAAGGTGATGTTGGTTTACGAGCTTCCATTCAACGAGACGCTCTTCGACTTTTATGACAAGCTCAAGTCCGTCTCGAAGGGCTACGCATCCTACGACTACGAGCACATCTCGCGCAGAGCGTCAGACATCGTCAAGGTCGATATCCTGATCAACGCTCTGCCAGTTGACGCGCTGTCATTCATGACACACAAGCGGAACTCCTATCGTCGGGGCGTCGAGCTCGTCCGGCGCATAAGGAAGCAGATTCCACGGCAGCTGTTCGAGGTCGTTATCCAGGCCGCGATTGGGAGTAAGATCATCTCCAGAGAGCGCGTTGCGCCTCTTAGGAAGAACGTAACCGCGAAGTGCTATGGCGGGGACATTACCCGCAAGCGCAAGCTGCTGGAGAAGCAGAAGGAGGGAAAGCGGAAGATGAAGCAGCTTGGCTCCGTGGCCATCCCCCAGGAAGCGTTTATGGAGATACTGAAGGTCGATTAG
- a CDS encoding ROK family protein, with translation MRVLGIDVGGTNVRGVAADDRGEVLSFIEGKTPRDSVDSLVSAIVEMARKLRSDAAAPVEAAGVGFPGLIDFEHGVVCYSPNLPMFRDVALAGILRERLGLSVFLANDVNVAAIGEKWLGAGRELEDFALLTLGTGLGSGLIVGGLPFWGGTGFAAEMGHLVVQPDGAPCACGDRGCLEAYCSAGGLLARALSFKASGDKSIMWDMTDDGEGLTPQLIDLAASRGDAVAIRLLSDAARYLGIAIAALADLVGIRTVLLGGRMVNMRFDISSAAQDEANRRSICARAGRISVGRSALGDKAGSMGAARYAMDCLNG, from the coding sequence ATGCGGGTTCTTGGCATCGACGTGGGCGGGACGAACGTCCGTGGGGTAGCGGCGGATGACCGGGGCGAGGTCCTGTCCTTCATTGAGGGCAAAACGCCTCGCGATTCAGTTGATTCGCTTGTTTCTGCCATTGTCGAGATGGCGAGGAAGCTGCGTTCGGATGCGGCCGCGCCGGTGGAGGCCGCCGGGGTTGGCTTCCCGGGACTGATTGACTTCGAGCACGGCGTAGTCTGCTATTCGCCGAATCTGCCGATGTTTCGCGACGTGGCCCTCGCCGGGATTCTGAGAGAGCGGCTCGGTCTTAGCGTGTTTCTGGCCAACGACGTGAATGTTGCAGCGATAGGTGAGAAATGGCTCGGCGCCGGGAGGGAATTGGAGGATTTCGCCCTTCTTACGCTCGGAACTGGCCTCGGTTCGGGCCTGATAGTGGGCGGTTTGCCGTTTTGGGGCGGCACGGGATTTGCTGCGGAGATGGGGCATTTGGTTGTTCAGCCCGATGGTGCGCCGTGCGCCTGTGGTGATAGGGGATGCCTCGAGGCGTATTGCTCGGCGGGCGGGCTGCTTGCGAGGGCCTTGTCGTTCAAGGCCAGTGGGGACAAGTCGATTATGTGGGACATGACTGACGATGGCGAGGGCCTAACGCCGCAGCTCATCGATCTGGCCGCGTCGCGCGGCGATGCCGTGGCAATTAGGCTCCTGTCAGATGCCGCCAGGTATCTAGGCATAGCGATCGCGGCGCTTGCGGACCTCGTGGGGATTCGGACGGTGCTCTTAGGTGGACGTATGGTGAACATGAGATTCGACATTTCAAGTGCAGCACAAGATGAGGCTAACCGGCGCTCTATATGTGCTCGGGCAGGCAGAATCTCCGTCGGACGGTCTGCACTTGGCGACAAGGCCGGAAGCATGGGCGCGGCCCGGTATGCAATGGACTGCCTGAATGGTTGA
- the rfaE2 gene encoding D-glycero-beta-D-manno-heptose 1-phosphate adenylyltransferase: MGGTCAKIKTFEQMLPQVARLRRKGRTVVFTNGCFDLLHNGHVRYLAAARALGDVLVVGVNSDDSVRRIKGAGRPVVRENERVELLAGFWFVDYVFVFDDDDPLRVISSLLPDILVKGADWRLEQIVGRDVVEAHGGRVERIELVDDVSSSRIIELAKSLEA, encoded by the coding sequence ATGGGTGGAACTTGTGCGAAGATCAAGACGTTTGAACAGATGCTGCCGCAGGTCGCGAGGCTGAGGCGGAAGGGCAGGACAGTTGTTTTTACGAATGGCTGTTTCGACCTTCTGCACAACGGGCACGTTCGATATCTGGCGGCTGCGAGAGCTCTTGGGGATGTGCTCGTCGTAGGCGTCAATTCCGACGATTCGGTGAGGCGCATTAAGGGCGCCGGTCGCCCGGTAGTGCGGGAGAATGAGCGGGTAGAGCTTCTTGCTGGCTTCTGGTTTGTCGATTATGTTTTCGTTTTCGACGACGATGACCCGTTGCGGGTGATCTCTTCATTGCTGCCCGATATTTTGGTGAAGGGAGCAGACTGGCGTCTTGAGCAGATAGTCGGCCGAGATGTAGTTGAGGCGCACGGTGGACGCGTGGAGCGTATCGAGCTAGTTGATGATGTTTCGAGTAGCAGGATCATAGAGTTGGCGAAGAGTTTAGAGGCATAG
- a CDS encoding tetratricopeptide repeat protein produces the protein MLAVKKRAIQRDIQRYRKRLGKEKRLQYYLSLARLHEMAEDLKSAEEVLREASERFPELSSVKVALAHILNELGQPKAARDLLEPVLSQDRDNLLAARRLAESYEQSGDLAKALETYRSILRFRLVGQEVKGQIERLERLVSTGKKKEAPRGDSSFVGLPTISLARLYMDQGHFPEAIRIVDRILSVDPSCEECREIRALAQSSLEKTEAGKAETFFPAEQKAQREAQEKAEREAKERAERESKEREEQQAREKIERLAREKAEREAKERAERESKEREEQQAREKIERLAREKAEREARKKAEREAAMASAVARDLAILGRLREWLDANSG, from the coding sequence GTGTTGGCCGTCAAGAAGCGAGCGATTCAGAGGGATATTCAAAGATACCGAAAGCGACTCGGCAAGGAGAAGCGGCTCCAGTATTACCTGTCGCTTGCCAGGCTGCATGAGATGGCAGAGGACCTCAAAAGCGCAGAAGAAGTCCTGCGCGAGGCATCCGAGCGCTTTCCAGAACTCTCGTCCGTGAAGGTGGCGCTAGCACACATTCTGAACGAACTTGGCCAACCCAAAGCGGCAAGGGACCTGCTCGAACCCGTGCTCTCACAGGACAGGGACAACCTGCTCGCCGCGAGGCGCCTCGCGGAGTCTTATGAGCAATCAGGGGACCTTGCAAAGGCGCTTGAGACGTATAGGAGCATTCTTCGATTTCGCCTTGTGGGACAAGAGGTGAAGGGGCAGATAGAGCGGCTTGAGCGGCTCGTGAGCACGGGCAAGAAGAAGGAGGCTCCTCGGGGCGACAGCAGTTTCGTTGGTTTGCCGACCATAAGCCTTGCCAGGCTCTACATGGACCAGGGGCACTTCCCAGAGGCGATCAGAATAGTAGATCGGATTCTGAGCGTGGACCCTAGCTGCGAGGAGTGCAGAGAAATCCGCGCCCTAGCTCAGTCTTCTCTGGAGAAGACGGAGGCGGGCAAGGCGGAGACTTTCTTCCCCGCTGAGCAGAAGGCCCAACGTGAGGCACAGGAGAAAGCTGAGCGGGAAGCTAAGGAGCGAGCCGAACGGGAGTCCAAAGAGCGCGAGGAGCAGCAGGCGAGGGAGAAGATTGAACGACTCGCTAGAGAGAAAGCTGAACGCGAAGCTAAGGAGCGGGCTGAGCGGGAGTCCAAAGAGCGCGAGGAGCAGCAGGCGAGGGAGAAGATTGAACGACTCGCTAGAGAGAAAGCTGAACGCGAAGCCAGAAAGAAGGCTGAACGCGAGGCGGCGATGGCGAGCGCTGTCGCGCGCGACCTCGCGATTCTGGGCCGTCTGCGGGAGTGGCTTGACGCAAACTCTGGCTGA